The DNA sequence CGGGCGCCAGAAAGGCCATACCGAACTCTACCGCGGCGCCGAATACGTCGTCGATTTCCTGCCCAAGGTGAAAATAGAGGTCGTGGTGGCCGACGGCATCGTCGACAACATCATCGAGACCATCACCCGATCCGCGCGCACCGGCAAGATCGGCGACGGCAAGATCTTCGTCGTCGCCGTCGACCAGGCCGTACGGATCCGCACCGGGGAAACCGGCGAGGAGGCTGTATGAGCGCGCTACTTGCTGTTCACGAACCACGGGGAGCTTCCATGAAGACCACGATTGCCCGGGCGCTCGGCGCCTCGTTACTGCTTTTGCCCGCGCTTGCGTTGGCCGACGACGCGCCGGTACTGAATTCCGGCGACACCGCCTGGATGCTGACCGCGACCGCGCTGGTCCTATTCATGGCCATTCCGGGGCTGGCCCTGTTCTATGCCGGCATGGTGCGCTCGAAGAACGT is a window from the Gammaproteobacteria bacterium genome containing:
- a CDS encoding P-II family nitrogen regulator, translated to MKMITAIIKPFKLDDVREALSEIGVQGITVTEVKGFGRQKGHTELYRGAEYVVDFLPKVKIEVVVADGIVDNIIETITRSARTGKIGDGKIFVVAVDQAVRIRTGETGEEAV